The following proteins are co-located in the Larimichthys crocea isolate SSNF chromosome XXIV, L_crocea_2.0, whole genome shotgun sequence genome:
- the bahd1 gene encoding bromo adjacent homology domain-containing 1 protein, with translation MVKAQRSQPVKCRKPRQEKVGKEKRGGVKKLKERKDELRGKKKKDKKESHRHRKKTLVVGDGEALDCCVLLTRLEEKGIMCKEKNAPKTGKQKSVKVKKKRHSSSIQRRTKKTSTAIQQALEPKINQSDALLMFPATVFEPRRRRMASLNAEAVNSLLFYKDDSLTSNVTKKRQTSNEHPANDSLTKTEHRGHKTKKVPSGGKADPKERPKKQRRSAAAAAQNIDWLALFAPTPRRQAGLTAATLLKLTSTAYGAKRQKKMESKPGLGSEAATTTQDEISGKPVCGETTLTKRTTHPKHEDQLKHRKQGTEDLIHPQLGSTIQGCCSLCKSEALDPEWKGTTGGEECLKHSLHCGSSLGFSLKTIKEEQVEAEVSSCYCCSQERCVEYCHRLALFLEDKTFKEPEDGSLSEVFHHHHHHHHHHHHHLQSPHSVAHSAAITISPRTYTCFPGYYVHFSHPDNSPSPISPLTLCPRSSKRPKLLPSTGSQPSGITHPVYCCTSLEACYGEPCRINGYSSYTSVIPAIARGGCSFSSTDCTKCNHGIKRDDYPSTLNDHHSPSSIPICPSPRILTGCPIPTVPPAGQSVPHIQTPLSDPSQPQPPLQVAKECPQSAKSPSGSRSGARGIGSISSAVCPLNRDKKQKLSSASVGERTVAKQPKNRRQKNTNGWQPVGLPFQREVFSVGEETLVLRKCFEGVRRDGDLIRVRDTVLLKSGPRKKSLPYVAKISALWEDPESGELMMSLFWYYRPEHTQGGRNPSIHCENEIFASRHQDVNSVACIEDKCYVLTLAQYCRFCALVKRRRDGVRDSAASLMVPPIVGNAIPTHHCVPDDVDPELVFFCRHVYDFRYGRLLKNLQ, from the exons ATGGTGAAAGCTCAGCGGAGCCAGCCTGTGAAATGCAGGAAGCCCCGGCAGGAGAAGGTCGGCAAGGAGAAAAGAGGTGGCgtgaaaaaactaaaagagagaaaggatgagttgagaggaaagaaaaaaaaggataagaAAGAGTCACATCGCCATAGAAAGAAGACACTGGTAGTGGGTGATGGAGAAGCGCTGGACTGTTGTGTCCTGCTCACCCGTCTGGAAGAGAAAGGAATTATGTGTAAAGAAAAGAATGCACCAAAAACTGGTAAGCAAAAGAGCGTTAAAGTCAAAAAGAAGCGTCACTCCAGCTCCATTCAAAGACGGACCAAGAAAACTTCCACAGCCATTCAGCAAGCACTGGAACCAAAAATCAACCAATCTGACGCCTTACTCATGTTCCCCGCGACAGTCTTCGAGCCACGCAGGCGAAGAATGGCATCTCTCAATGCTGAGGCTGTCAACAGCTTGCTGTTCTACAAAGACGATTCTCTCACGTCAAATGTTACAAAGAAACGTCAGACTTCTAATGAACATCCAGCTAATGATAGTCTCACTAAAACTGAACACAGAggtcataaaaccaaaaaagtTCCTTCTGGAGGGAAAGCAGACCCAAAAGAAAGACCTAAAAAACAGAGgcggtcagcagcagcagcggctcAGAACATCGACTGGTTGGCTTTGTTTGCACCAACGCCTCGGCGTCAGGCTGGCCTCACTGCTGCAACGCTGCTCAAACTTACAAGTACCGCCTATGGAGCCAAACGGCAAAAAAAGATGGAGTCCAAGCCAGGGCTTGGAAGTGAAGCAGCAACTACGACTCAGGATGAGATTAGCGGTAAACCAGTGTGTGGAGAAACAACGCTGACCAAAAGAACAACACATCCCAAACACGAGGACCAACTAAAGCACAGAAAACAGGGTACAGAGGATCTGATTCATCCCCAGCTAGGCTCTACCATCCAGGGGTGCTGTAGTTTGTGTAAAAGTGAGGCTTTGGATCCAGAGTGGAAGGGCACCACTGGAGGAGAAGAGTGTCTCAAACATTCGCTCCATTGTGGCTCCTCGCTGGGATTCTCCTTGAAAACAATCAaagaggagcaggtggaggcCGAGGTGTCTTCCTGCTACTGCTGTTCCCAGGAGAGGTGTGTGGAGTACTGTCACAGACTGGCCCTCTTCCTGGAGGACAAGACCTTCAAGGAACCAGAGGACGGCTCGCTGTCCGAGGTGttccatcaccaccatcaccaccatcatcatcatcaccaccatcttcaGTCCCCTCACTCTGTAGCCCACTCAGCAGCCATAACCATCAGCCCACGCACATACACCTGTTTCCCTGGCTACTATGTCCACTTCAGCCACCCGGACAACTCCCCTTCTCCCATATCACCCCTCACTTTATGCCCGAGAAGCAGCAAGAGACCCAAGCTGCTCCCTAGCACCGGTTCACAGCCCTCAGGGATTACCCATCCAGTGTATTGTTGCACCTCACTGGAGGCGTGCTACGGAGAGCCCTGCAGGATCAACGGCTACTCTTCCTATACCAGTGTGATTCCAGCCATCGCTAGAGGGGGATGCTCCTTCAGCTCCACAGACTGCACCAAATGTAACCACGGCATCAAAAGAG ACGACTACCCGTCAACCCTCAATGACCATCACAGTCCCTCCTCCATCCCCATCTGTCCCAGCCCCAGAATCCTCACTGGCTGCCCCATTCCCACTGTGCCTCCAGCCGGCCAATCAGTGCCCCACATTCAGACTCCGCTGTCTGACCCCAGCCAACCACAGCCTCCGCTGCAGGTGGCGAAGGAGTGTCCACAGAGTGCCAAGTCGCCCAGCGGGTCGAGGTCTGGCGCGCGCGGCATCGGCAGCATCAGCTCGGCTGTCTGCCCTCTCAACAGGGACAAGAAACAGAAGCTCAGCTCTGCCAGCGTCGGAGAGCGAACGGTTGCCAAGCAGCCGAAGAACCGGCGCCAAAAAAACACCAACGGCTGGCAGCCAGTTGGCCTGCCCTTTCAGAGGGAGGTTTTCTCAGTG GGAGAGGAGACTCTGGTGCTGAGGAAGTGTTTTGAGGGAGTTCGGAGGGATGGGGACCTGATCCGGGTCAGAGACACTGTTCTGCTGAAATCTGGACCTAGGAAGAAGTCTCTGCCTTATGTGGCCAAGATCTCAGCTTTGTGGGAAGACCCAGAGTCAG gaGAGCTGatgatgagtttgttttggtACTACCgtccagaacacacacaggggggCCGCAACCCCAGTATACATTGTGAG AATGAGATCTTTGCGTCTCGTCACCAGGATGTGAACAGTGTGGCCTGTATTGAAGACAAATGCTATGTCCTAACATTGGCACAGTATTGCCG ATTTTGTGCCTTGGTAAAACGCCGTAGGGATGGCGTACGCGACAGTGCCGCCTCCCTCATGGTGCCACCCATTGTTGGCAACGCCATTCCCACCCACCACTGTGTGCCCGATGACGTCGACCCAGAGCTGGTGTTTTTCTGTCGACACGTCTATGACTTCCGCTATGGACGCCTCCTCAAGAACCTGCAGTAG